From the Solanum pennellii chromosome 4, SPENNV200 genome, one window contains:
- the LOC107015617 gene encoding nucleobase-ascorbate transporter 3 — MGETHNHEHNHQPPPQQAAAPPAMPLGSARGPMFPPAEQLLQLHYCIHSNPSWPQTVLLAFQHYIVMLGTTVMIATVLVPQMGGGPGDKARVIQSLLFTSGVNTLLQTLFGTRLPTVMGPSFAYIISALSVINDLSDSNFRSEHERFEHTMRAIQGSLIVSSFINIILGYGQAWGNLTRFFSPVVITPLVCVVGLGLFGRGFPQVGDCIEIGLPMLILLVISQQYMQRVHPVAQSILERFALLLCIGFIWAFAAILTVAGAYNHVKEQTKMNCRIDHSFLLSSAPWIKVPYPFQWGTPIFRASNVFGMMGAALVSAAESTATFYAASRLAGATPPPAHVVSRSIGLQGIGQLFDGFFGAIVGTTASVENVGLLGLTRVGSRRVVQISTAFMIFFSIFGKFGAFFAQIPLPIFAAIYCILYGIVAAIGISFIQFANKNSMRNIYVLGVSLFLGISIPQYFVMNTDIAGHGPVRTPAGWFNDILNTIFSSPPTVATIVGTVVDNTLEARHSYDDRGIPWLVPFQRRKGDSRNEEFYSYPLRINEYIPSRFL; from the exons ATGGGGGagacacataatcatgaacacaacCACCAGCCACCGCCGCAACAGGCGGCGGCGCCACCAGCAATGCCACTTGGTTCAGCAAGAGGACCTATGTTTCCTCCGGCAGAGCAACTACTTCAGCTTCACTACTGCATACACTCAAATCCTTCTTGGC CACAAACTGTTTTGCTGGCTTTTCAACACTACATAGTTATGCTTGGAACAACAGTAATGATTGCCACCGTGCTGGTACCTCAGATGGGTGGGGGTCCG GGTGACAAAGCTCGAGTTATCCAGTCTTTACTTTTCACTTCAGGAGTGAATACTCTTCTGCAAACGCTTTTTGGCACAAGACTTCCCACTGTGATGGGTCCGTCATTTGCTTACATCATATCAGCTCTGTCGGTCATTAACGATCTCTCGGACAGTAATTTCAGGAGTGAGCATGAG AGATTCGAGCACACTATGAGAGCTATTCAAGGGTCACTTATAGTGTCGTCCTTTATCAACATAATACTTGGATATGGCCAAGCGTGGGGAAATCTTACAAG GTTTTTCAGTCCTGTTGTCATTACGCCACTTGTCTGTGTTGTAGGTCTTGGTTTGTTTGGTAGGGGTTTTCCTCAG GTGGGTGATTGTATAGAGATTGGCCTTCCCATGTTAATTCTACTTGTCATTTCTCAGCAG TATATGCAACGTGTTCATCCAGTTGCCCAATCCATACTTGAAAGGTTTGCTTTGCTACTCTGCATTGGGTTTATCTGGGCTTTTGCTGCTATTCTTACTGTTGCCGGTGCTTACAACCATGTGAAGGAGCAAACTAAGATGAACTGCCGAATTGACCATTCGTTCCTCTTGTCATCGGCTCCATG GATCAAAGTTCCTTACCCTTTTCAGTGGGGGACTCCTATATTCAGAGCTAGCAATGTCTTTGGAATGATGGGTGCTGCACTTGTATCAGCAGCAGAG TCAACAGCAACTTTTTATGCTGCATCAAGGCTTGCAGGGGCGACACCCCCTCCGGCGCATGTTGTGAGTAGAAGCATTGGCTTACAG GGTATAGGACAGCTCTTTGACGGGTTCTTTGGTGCTATTGTTGGTACTACTGCATCTGT TGAAAATGTCGGCCTTCTGGGACTAACTCGTGTTGGGAGTAGAAGAGTTGTTCAGATTTCTACTGCTTTCATGATCTTCTTCTCCATATTTG GAAAATTCGGAGCATTCTTTGCTCAAATTCCTTTGCCCATATTTGCAGCTATCTACTGCATCTTATACGGTATAGTAG CTGCTATTGGTATTTCCTTCATCCAATTTGCGAACAAAAACTCCATGCGGAATATATACGTGCTCGGTGTCTCTCTATTCCTCGGTATATCTATACCTCAATACTTTGTGATGAACACAGATATTGCTGGTCATGGACCTGTTAGAACTCCAGCTGGATGG TTCAATGACATATTGAACACAATATTCTCTTCACCTCCTACTGTTGCAACGATTGTCGGGACAGTAGTAGACAACACACTCGAAGCAAGACACTCATATGACGATAGAGGTATTCCGTGGTTGGTTCCTTTCCAGAGGAGGAAAGGAGATAGCAGAAATGAGGAGTTTTATAGTTACCCTCTTAGAATTAATGAGTACATCCCAAGTAGATTTCTGTGA
- the LOC107015585 gene encoding serpin-ZX-like — translation MDLQESISNQTGVSLTLAKHVFSTEVKGDTTNMVFSPLSIHVVLGLIAAGSNGPTRDQLLSFLKSKCTDELNSLSSQIVEVVFADGSPSGGPRLSVANSVWVEQTLPLKHSFKQIVDNVYKATSSSVDFQKKAVEVANQVNQWAAKETSGLIKEILPADSVDSSTRLVFANALYFKGAWDEKFDASVTKESEFHLLNGTSIQVPFMTSKTKQYVKAFDGFKVLGLPYKQGEDRRRFSMYFFLPDANDGLPTLVDKVSSESRFLERHLPYQKVGVGEFRIPKFKISFGFEASNVLKGLGLVLPFSGDGLTEMVDSPVGSNLYVSNIFHKSFIEVNEEGTEAAAATAGVVKLRGLMMEEKVDFVADHPYLFLIREDATGVVLFVGSMLNPLAE, via the exons ATGGACCTTCAAGAATCAATCAGCAACCAAACAGGCGTATCCTTGACGCTAGCCAAACATGTTTTCTCCACTGAGGTTAAAGGGGACACCACGAACATGGTCTTCTCCCCTTTGTCGATCCATGTAGTGTTGGGTCTCATAGCAGCGGGTTCAAATGGCCCGACCCGTGACCAATTGCTCAGTTTCCTCAAATCGAAGTGTACTGATGAACtaaactctctttcttctcaGATTGTTGAGGTTGTCTTTGCTGATGGTAGCCCTAGTGGTGGGCCTCGACTTTCGGTTGCTAATAGCGTCTGGGTTGAACAGACTTTGCCTCTTAAGCATTCTTTCAAACAGATTGTGGACAATGTTTATAAGGCTACTTCTTCTTCTGTTGATTTTCAGAAAAAG GCTGTTGAGGTTGCCAATCAAGTGAATCAATGGGCTGCAAAGGAAACAAGTGGGCTTATTAAAGAAATACTTCCAGCTGACTCAGTTGACAGTTCAACAAGACTTGTGTTTGCAAATGCATTGTACTTTAAAGGAGCCTGGGATGAAAAGTTTGATGCATCAGTGACCAAGGAAAGTGAGTTCCACCTTCTAAATGGGACATCTATTCAAGTGCCCTTCATGACTAGCAAGACGAAGCAATATGTAAAAGCTTTTGATGGTTTCAAGGTGTTGGGCCTTCCGTATAAACAAGGTGAGGATAGACGCCGTTTCTCCATGTACTTCTTTCTGCCTGATGCCAATGATGGACTGCCAACTTTGGTAGACAAGGTCAGTTCTGAATCCCGATTCTTGGAGCGACACCTTCCATATCAAAAGGTTGGAGTTGGTGAATTCCGTATCcccaaatttaaaatatcatttggATTTGAAGCTTCTAACGTTCTGAAAGGGCTTGGCCTGGTATTACCTTTCTCTGGTGATGGCCTCACTGAGATGGTAGACTCCCCCGTTGGCAGTAACCTTTATGTTTCTAACATCTTCCACAAGTCCTTTATTGAGGTAAATGAAGAGGGAACAGAAGCTGCAGCTGCAACTGCTGGTGTTGTTAAACTAAGAGGATTGATGATGGAAGAGAAAGTAGACTTTGTTGCTGATCATCCATACCTCTTCCTGATTAGAGAAGATGCAACAGGCGTGGTACTGTTTGTTGGTAGTATGCTTAATCCTCTCGCAGAGTAA
- the LOC107016130 gene encoding serpin-ZX-like gives MDLRESTTSQTDVSFMLAKHVFSNAVKGDTNLVLSPLSIQIVLGLIAAGSSGPTQDQLLSFLKSSSIDELNSLYSHISSFVFADGSPNGGPRLSVANGIWIDQTLPLKPSFKQVVDNVYKAASEYVDFQNKAAEVVDQVNQWTKMKTNGLIEEILDRDAVDNMTRLILANALYFKGEWNEKFDASETKDHEFHLLDGLPVRVPFMTSKKKQYIAGFNDFKVLKFPYKQGTDTRCFSMYFILPDAHDGLPALFDKISTEPGFLTHNVPFRKVRVGKFLIPKFKITFEFEASDILKGLGLTLPFCGGGLTEMVDSTLPENLSVSKVFHKSFIEINEEGTEAAAVTAGVVMAMSLRIEKEIDFVADHPFLFLIRDDATGVVLFIGSVLNPLSG, from the exons ATGGATCTTCGAGAGTCAACCACCAGCCAGACGGATGTTTCTTTCATGCTTGCTAAGCATGTTTTCTCCAACGCGGTTAAAGGCGATACCAACCTGGTGCTCTCTCCTCTTTCAATTCAAATAGTTCTTGGCCTTATTGCTGCTGGCTCTAGTGGACCTACTCAGGATCAGCTACTCTCTTTCCTCAAGTCCAGTTCCATTGATGAACTCAACTCTCTTTATTCACATATTTCCAGTTTCGTCTTTGCTGATGGCAGCCCCAATGGAGGTCCGCGATTGTCCGTTGCTAATGGTATTTGGATCGATCAAACGCTGCCTTTAAAGCCTTCTTTCAAACAGGTTGTGGATAATGTTTACAAGGCTGCTTCAGAATATGTTGATTTTCAAAACAAG GCTGCCGAAGTTGTCGATCAAGTCAATCAATGGACTAAAATGAAGACAAATGGTCTCATCGAAGAGATTCTTGATCGTGATGCAGTGGACAACATGACGAGGCTGATCTTGGCTAATGCACTATATTTCAAAGGAGAATGGAATGAGAAGTTCGATGCTTCAGAAACAAAAGACCACGAGTTCCATCTCCTCGATGGATTGCCTGTTCGAGTACCCTTCATGACTAGCAAGAAGAAGCAGTACATAGCAGGATTTAATGACTTTAAAGTGTTGAAGTTTCCCTATAAACAGGGCACAGATACACGTTGCTTctcaatgtatttcattctcCCAGATGCACATGATGGATTGCCCGCTTTATTTGACAAAATCAGTACAGAACCTGGATTCTTAACTCACAACGTTCCATTTAGAAAAGTTAGGGTGGGCAAGTTTCTTATTCCTAAATTCAAAATAACTTTCGAGTTTGAAGCTTCCGACATTCTAAAGGGACTTGGCCTAACGTTACCTTTCTGCGGTGGTGGTCTCACTGAGATGGTTGATTCCACTTTACCTGAGAATCTATCTGTTTCAAAAGTTTTTCACAAGTCTTTCATTGAGATAAATGAGGAAGGCACCGAAGCTGCAGCTGTTACAGCTGGTGTAGTAATGGCCATGTCTCttagaattgagaaagaaatcgACTTTGTTGCTGACCATCCATTCCTGTTCCTTATAAGAGACGACGCTACTGGTGTTGTGTTGTTCATAGGGAGCGTGCTGAATCCTCTTTCTGGTTAA